DNA from Triplophysa rosa linkage group LG12, Trosa_1v2, whole genome shotgun sequence:
GCTGTAAACCGCAGATGGCAACACAAGCTCCGTTTACTTTAAATGTAGTAACAAACTCTACCACTAGATGGAAGACATGTCTTAAGTTTTATTTAGTAAAAGAGTTTTTGAACACGACAGGCGGTATATTAGAGGTCTCTACAATATTCTCTGGTCTGAGATATGGCATTTGTCCCTTTTTAAGTGTAAGTAACCAGTACCAATGATTAGTCGCGGCCCGTAATATTACCATTTTAGGGCGTGTGATATTTAAATCAATTCTGAACAAACCAATCAAAGAATATTGCAGGGTTAATCATTTTGTTTGAACCTATGTCCGCATACACAGAAGATCTCCTGAAATGCAGATAAATAGACCCTAGTAAACAAACGGGACACGCGCTGCTGCAtctaaaacatttataaaacacagagaaacagttaaataTATACTCACCTGTGCTTATGAACCAATCTATACTGCATTGTCGCTCACTCTTGTTTgtacttcaaaaaaaaaaaatatttaatcgaTATTTCGGATACCTTTGAAAATCTTTCAACACCTGTTGGGACTTGGAAACGCAAGAGACGTGATGACGCAGTAAGGATGCTGAAGGCTTATTGGCTTGGTTGGTCTTCTCAGAAAATGTTTGGTTGTTACTGCGGTAAGAGAcgcatttattttttttttttttatttcatttttccttTATTGTGCACCTTTGTGACATGCTGTCGGTGTAGTTCGTGTagtgataaaaatattttaaaaataaatgctgtataaATATGCACAAGTAATTTACAAGCTCTTACAATAAACTATGGTTTAACTATAGGAACCacagtttttggttttatttgtaataaaaccatAGTCACCACTCACCACAAATGTACTTTGGTCTCACTATAATTGATATAATCGATTTAACAGTCAATTTTACACTTTAGTTTAGGTAGTAGCTGAAACAAAAGGtcttcaatatttttttttgttaatatgtAAACAATATTGTTTATTCTTATAGAACCAGAGAAGAGATACTTTAATCACATACAAAAACTATTAATTGTGTCCTAGAATTCTCCATTGCTCAGTGTCATCAAACGTCATTGAATAACATTGTTTTTGCTCTCCATGCATTATTGTAAGAGCTTCACAGATTTCACCTTGAACTTTACGTTTTTGCTTTTCTCAGCAGTATTAGGAGGTGAGAACACACTGAACTCCAGCATGAGAggaaagagaaataaaacaagaatgGTTTTCCTTGAGCCCAGGTGCAGCAGGACCCAGAACACGGTGGTACAGCCAAAGCAATCAGTAATATAGCACACCCACCCATCAGCCTTTCTGAACAGGTTTTTTAGaagacacatttatttgaacagCAGAATGCATGCCAAAAACGAACAATTTACAGCAGCATTATCATGTCTATTACTTCGTCCCTTGTTTTAATCAGTTCAGAAGAGTGAAGAGTCCGTGTGAAAGTCTGAGCAAGGCAGGTGTTCTTTTTTGTCGAAAGATCATAAGATCCATCAAACAGAACGACAACCACATACTGTTGAGTTAAGTACTGAAAGTCCTTTCGTTTACAGTCCAACCAATGGATTCTTGTTGGTATGCTTAGATATTACTACAAAGTGAAAAGAGTCCATTGGGAAAAAGCTGTAGTTCAATAACACCATCTGTCACCGTCTGAGCACCACCTGGTGTCAGACAAAGTCGCCAGACAAAAACAGACAGCAACTAAACAAATATAGAAATGAGTGGTGTTGTAAATTCACATGCAGTTTGTACACAGTGGCATATTTTGGACCATTTTTTCATAAATAGTCTATATGTTCACAGCTACAttctgatatactgtatgtgtgctgtAGGTGCGAGCGTGCTTGTATGGCCTCAACAAGAGGAAAACACGTactgtttatatgctctcctacttgtacgtcgctttggataaaagcatctgccaaatgaataaaagcatctgccaaatgaataaaagtaatgtgaTGTAATGTACTGAGAAAAGTAAAGCAATGGGAGGCCCAAAAGCAGAAGTTCTCCGTTTCTGATCCCAGACCAGTTTTGTGTCACACTGTCCTCTCCTCAACTCAGCCATAACTGTATCGAGAGACAGCCTCAGTCTGTTATGCAATACAATAAAACTGTCCTCACTTTCCCTCTCgcatttaaagtcaacatgaaaccacaatgacctttttttgtcttttatgtctCGGGTCTTCTTGTGCGACTCAGCAGTGCACATCGTTCAAAAATGTTAGAAAAATTCACCAGAGATGTTTGTTTGTGGCTGACATCACCAACGTCACATAGGTTTTAACCAGTAGGCGCCAGTGTTGTTTTATGATGGGACTTTTTGGCTTTGGAGGTTTGAAGGTTTGGCTCTATTCAAGTCTGGCCACCCACCATTCACAATCCAACCAATtcacaaaagacaaaataacatCTTGTTGAATATCCAGTTTCAATTGAAAGTACACTACATTGTGGAAGTTAAATGGGTTGCAGACAGTATTTCATGTTAactttaaatgtacagtaagtatttctcaaaaagaagaaaaacctATTTTAACACTTTACTGCCGCCAATACAATTCTAAACTCTTTAATCTGTATCTCTGTAGTTATACAGGTCATGCTAAATGAAGTTGCACAGAATTTTGTTAAGCAGAGACACTTTTCACAGATGTGATGAAGTAGTCAGTCTTGGTCTTTCGTAAATGTCCTGAAAAGCCGTATTTtccaaatacatgtaacatgtaaacatgacaaaaagcAACATAGTGACAGCACCCCTTAAATAAAAGCCACTGTATTTCACACACGGTTTTTATAAACATAGATTAAATCATGTCAACAATAATAACTTAACTGAGGAAAAAGAGTTAGTGAAGAGAGCTGATGTACCCTCAACGCAGTGGTTTAAAACGAGGaaaactaataataaaataaatctgttatgTCATATTTTAGATATACTCTGGCACAGtacaaaattaaatattgatCTAAAAAAATAGCAGGAAAACGTTTttgttgcattgtttttttttcttttcttttcttttcttttcttttcttttcttttctggaAGAGCTTATTTAGAGGAACAACACAGGTCCATTAATGGATTTGCTGAGGTGTTGTTTTTCGGAGCGGATAATAGAAAACATGATGAAGACAGATAAAGGAGAACAGAGGACCAGAAAGAAACAATTCATGTTCTCACTAAATGGATACGTAACAGCAGTGCCTACTTTTCCATTTTGATacaaagatatacagtatatgttaagGTCAACACACTCTATACACATAATATAACTAACAGGCGCATTACCCAGGATGCACTGGGGTTGTGCTTCAGCTAAACAGAGGTTAAGCAGTGGTGTTTCCGTATTCcccatgtttatttttgtcccTCATGATTTGAAACAGACTTTTTTACAGACTGAAACCTGTTtcacagtatatttttataatgtgtCATATTTACAGGTAGTCCATATTTTAACGGAACCTGAAGGTCCATCATGTCCTCTCAGAGTCAGAATACATACTGTAGGTGCGAATGATTGTGTGCTCGGatttataaagtaaataactctctctcatacacacatGCTCTCAACAGGAGTGGGACATCACACTTCCGTTTTGGCATTTCAGTCTGTGGAACAGTAGCAGTCTATCCCCTCGGTTTGTCTTTCCCGtccttatgttttatattttcatttgccGTACGGGTGGTCACACGCTGCGGGGTGCCCGCTGCATCTCGTGGGTCCTGCGGTTGCGCCCTTTCTTGTTTTCCTGCAGTAGCTTCCACTTACTGGCGTGTGATTGGCTAGACTGGAGAAGCTGGCTGGCGTGCGATTGGCTGGCGTGCAGGAGATTGGCTTTCTGCCTACGCTGTTTCCGTTCTCTCTTCCAAACCTGCTCGCAGAGCTGGTCGACGCTGTTCGGGCTGGGGTGGTTGATGAGAGACAGGAAGTCACGATACCACAGCTTGCCGTTGGCCGGATCGTCTGGACCGGACCGGTCTGGAGGGTCTCGGTGCAGTAGGTCATCCAGTTGGTCGGTGGGAATCACGTGGAGGGTGAGGCGGAGGAGGGTCTGGATAAAGCCGTGCTCGACGGCGTGGCAGTAATAGACACCTGAATCCTTTTGGTGTAGAGTTCGGATCAACAGACCTTGTTCTGTACCCAACACTCGCTCGTCTGACTTTATCTGAAAATACAAACACGTAGATTACATCATATAGTTAGAGTATAGCAATTGACAACTGTATTTTTGGCAAACAACCCACATTCAGGATTCTGTAGGTGTTTTGGGCAATgatttaaactattttttatgGAGGGAGTTTTCATATGATCTTTAAATGTGGACCACATGAAACAACGATCTAAAAAGCTCATCATAACATCAttaacacattacattacattacaataaacaatacttcaACAGAATTTATGAATctaaattcatgttaatttcagcattttctgaaagatttttaaaatcaaaagttttATATGTTAACATTACCCAGTGCATACTGTAAAAAGCAAACAACCtaggacttttattttataaattctGTATTAAAGTTGTGAATCATGTCAAATGGATATTTTTTACTCTATACTGTAAAAAGCAAACAACCTAGGacttttaatttataaattCTGTATTAAAGTTGTGAATCATGTCAAATGGATATTTTTTACTCTATACTGTAAAACGCAAACAACCTAGGACTTTTATTTGACACATTCTACATTAAAGTTGTGAATAATGTAAAATGGAGATTAAGGTTTTACGATTATTTGTGTCAAATGTGTGTCACTGACATTAACATACCTCTTGTTTTCTGTCTTCCCCGTGTCTCTGAAACAGCCAGTAGATAAGAGCGCGCTGAGACTTAGGACTGCACTCCAGAAAAGAGCTGCTATTCTCTACCCCATATACCGTCCTATCCAGCAGACCTCTATCACCATCTGCCTCATCTACAAGAGATAAAAGATACACAAGTAAGAGATTTAATTCTTCTTTAGTGCGTTTAACACAAACATCCACACACAGTATGTCTATCATATCACAGATGCAGTATCTCTCTGTGTTCGGGTCTACATGGGAACCAaggccaaaaaataaaataaaagcccCTCTTTACATTTCACCAGACTGTCCTAATTTAAACGCCTCTCTCGCCCTGTCTTTCATTTTCATCTGCCATGCTTTGAAGTCATGCTTATGAAATGTCAGAGGGCATTGTGGGTTAGCGGTGCCAATGTAATGAGGTGTGTGAGGCCACAGCTATGACACAGGAAGTCAGTGTGTGGTCCCGGTGAATGTGATTCCATCAGCCTTGCATCGCATATCTACATGGACGTGTGCGCGTGAGAGTGTACGTTTGTGTAAGTGCATGTTCCGCAGCCTATATTCCTGCAACAGCTGTGAAACTCTCTCAGCAGTGAAACGCGTGTTATTACCATAGTAAAGTGACCCTTTTAAGACTGTGTTTCATTTTCAAAGCGTTATTTAAACACTACCTTGGCATGTACAGAATGTATGAACGGCTAAAACAGTTACAATTATCTCTTTAGCTTCAAGTTGCAGTTTCTTTTACATCCagaaatttattttataaagaaacaCCCTGTCTACACCCTATAGACTCCTTTCAAAAGATAAgggtcacttgactgaaatgtttttcatggtTTTTATTTGAAGGCTTATGTCTGAATGTTTGAAATTAGTTTtgtgaagaaaacaaaacaaaaataaaaaacggatGAAATTTGAAGTGAACAATAAAGtaaaagcagccaataaaagGCCAGAATAAATGGAAACTCAATCGATACGGTTTAAAAAACATGTCAGGTTAAGATTTCGAGAAACTGGCCTATAAAACGCcaagtgtatattaaaaaaaaaataagcaaagggtgaataaacaatgaagaTGCTAGAATAAAACAGTTTTGATTTGGGGTGGGcatttttagtcacaacattgtgtggtgtttgtgtgttatttcATGGTTTAGATAAGTTTaccattattttaaaacatataaataaaaaatgagtaaTTAGCCCAAACTTTTGAACACTAGTTTACAGTACCAGAACTTGCAGACGGTTCctatacttaaaataaaaacttggtATGCCGATTCAGAAAAACTGTAGGTCCTACtgaagtaaaaatgtctaaattgTATAAGTGCAGATTTGTGACTGTTGACCCACTATAACAGTGCTATTATTAGAGACACAGTATTAAACATATGTACGAGATCCATATACATTACCGTGATGCTGTAGATCTGAACATTGAGTCAAAGGGTCTCCGTTCCTGATATCCTGACGCCTCGTTCTCCTGCAATCGCAACACACACGCAATATAGTTTAAGAGAGGGCAGGTGAACCTCGCATATCCACACCCACACGCATCTGTCTCGCAGAGAGTTTTCGCCGCGTTACCATCAAAGTAAATCAAAGACAGCTCCACATGAGCGTACGTGTGCATATGAAACAGAACCTGTTTTAGCTCTGGGCTATTTAGTCTCTATGGAGTAAAGCCAGATCTGATGCTCGCGCTTTATGAAAAAGCAACATATGCAGCTTATGTCCCGAGTCCTTTGAATGTTCCTTCGAGGCAACacggtaattttaaaaaagGTGTAAAGCCGTTTCAGCACCAGTACCGCAAAACGAACCTCTCTTCCAAAAACACGGACTGTACATGTGAAACCTCATCTTGTTTTTAGGATCAAGCAGATATAAGTTCACCTTCGAGTCTAAAGGAAACGATTCTGAAACGTGAACCTCACAAAGTGCCTTTAATATGAATCTGCGGAATGGATGGTAGTCAGCCTGTCCGATGAAGTTATATATGACAACTCAAACCGGGCCAAGAACTGCTGCTAAAAACATTTCGAGAGACTTCTAATGCTCAGTCTTTGGTTATTTATAAAGCGTGTGATGAAAACCACACACAACAGCACATGTTTTACACCATGCATGAAATTCTAAAGGGATTCGTCTCATGTCAGTGTGTGTTTAAAAGATCAGGTACCTCTTAGCGGTAGGGAAGTATCTGGAACATTGCGAGCCATCCCAGGCGCAGTACGGATCACGTGCGAGGCAGCACTCAGCGCAAGCTTTGCCGTACACATCGCAGCGGTGCAGGGGCATCTGGGATACCCCGATGGAGGATCCGAGATAGAGCTGTTGCTGTGGACGAGAAGCAGGGACAATCATGAAACCGTTATTTTGGTGTGCCGAATGGCTAGTCGTGGTCTAGGCTGAGTGTTAGTTGAGTTAATGACCGCTCTAGTTTCTCTCAGGATACAGGACACATGCTCTGTATGcatctgtttaaatatgtatgccTCCAGCTAACCTCTCAGTGTCTCCTTGATTATTCACACTGTCTAAGTAGGCCTCATAATCGCGGATGAACGCTGGAGCTCGGAGTGTAAAACAGAcggtgtgtatgtatgtgtggcCTCTAATGGGAGTACTTCATGTTGCCGTGTTGTGAGTGACTATGACAGCAGCCTCTGCTCTGCGTAATGTAGCCAGAGGCcaagcagtgtgtgtgtgtgtgtgtgtgtgtgtgtgtgagctatGTTGGGTTTTCATACATGATAAATCTGGTTGTTCTATATCACCTCTGTCAGCAAAATAAGTTGCAGCATGGCAAATTTCCCACAACCCTCAGCGCTAAACAAGTTTACTCCAATCCCCAAAACACGTTAGGCCTGTTGAGTTCCCTGCAGCTTACCTGTTAGATTCATTGTGCTCTGTTGAGTATTTGACCTATGTTGCTCTATTAGATTTATTCTGTTCCCTGGAGTTCACGTATTAGAACAATTATGAGGTTCAGACTACTCAGATTTATCGCTTACCTGCTTTGTTGAGAGCTCCATGGCAGTGATGGCCGTCGGTTCCTGTGTATAAAAATAgtactttattttactttatctGCAAAATAATAAGctgaaaaaactgtaaaaacatgtaaaaaggCATTAAggcccaattctaccccttacccctacactttcccctacccctccgtttggcgcgttcacgtgaaggggtagtggtgtctcaattctcctttggttggagggctaggggtaaggtgaagggccagatagcccttcaaacgaagatttttcgggacctcacttcaaacgaagggctaagagaaatttccaacatggccgctcactcgagcaagcagacccataaatgtaagtaatttttgccattaaataaggattttatgacaatttttccttttatgtatgttacattcaatcttatgttagtatttacggtgatgttcttttaacgtttgcaaaaaaatcgctaaagtttgctagcggacagcactgattgcacgatactagaaaatatatttttatgtcatatacccggggcatcggcacatgtcctctgacgtgacgagctagcaacgacgtactgtatgtgatgacgtataacagtgtagtagtggtgtcccatttcttagcggaacatttgtagcccttccccttgccactttgtttcaagaggcaaggggaaggggcgaggggtaggcgaaggggtagaaaatagaattgggattgggcctaagtgTACTACATAAAGAGTGCAAGGGAGGTGTAGTTGAttccaatacgcccttttcacatgacgtcacgcatcttccgttctgccgcaaagcagtgtatcattacttccgctagcactccagttcataaggtggcggtaatgcacctataagctgatttgccaaccgccagtaaaactcaagaagaagaagttacttccgctagcgcctcagaatggagtttaccaagtggcttgcacatctgccacaaatacgtctagatgatgtacaacgtcttgcagacaaattttcgctaacgacaagatcaaagctagagaaggatacaaattcttcgttgaacagtacctgtttgattatgaaggtaagtgttttgttttctttttgtgttagcgaaggtgctaggataagtacttgaatacgtgttctgtcagtttttttctcaccgttgttaaattccagcgcgacggcaaaatggaacttcttcttcttcttcttcttgtttgttgcaagacagatgttatgatacactgctttgcaaaaaggcggaagttaagtgacgtcattgtgaaaagggcgtatgccaatttgattttgaatttatatttaaGCAAAGTGTCCACACTGTGATTTTCCAAGGTTTCCATATAATCTGTTTGTTCAGACGGTGTCATCAATATGCAACTCATTGACATTTGTTGCCATGACGATGATGCAAGCATGAGTAAGATGTCTGGCGGCTTTcttttatagaccgtttcatcagacgcacgtGCCTGGCTCGAAGTTAActtttggtttgtgtttggttatcggtctggctagtggctaataatacaatttatttatatttaatttatattaataataattcttatggatattttattgtacattaattgtattaaaataaataaaaacttgatTCTTTACGggggtctaccggaagttacgttTTGGCCAtataacgtttatgttgttgctgctgaaaccatctataagaACTGTCAGACTGAAAACATGGCAGAAATTGGAAATTTTGTCTCTGCTCATGTTTGTCATCTGTCTCATCTATCGTGTCTGCTGAATTTGCAAAGTACAGAGAATATGAGCAATAAAAGTCATTGTACGCATTGATGCATACTAATGCTGACTCGTTCATTTTACGGTCACATATAATGTCACATAAATGTTCACTAAATGGCAAGTTCGATTTGACAGCTCAGATTCATTTCAAACCGTATATTGGAAGAATAGCTGAATAAATCATTATAATAGTCTTTAAACTTACTCTGAACACAGTCATCTCCTCCAGCAGGACTTCTTCAAGGTCATGCCAAGTTCCTCTGGGAATGGACACAACCTTAAGAACTGTGCCCATGtcttaaaaagagaaataacATCTGATTCACTTACGTTAATGTAACATAGAAATGCATtataatgtgtaaataaaataattctaaaatcattttctaaaggttttttaaaagaaagcaCATCATTTGTCTTATGGAAAAGACTaacaatgataaaaatattaatctGCATCATCACACTCACCAGTGCCAATAAACATGACATCATACTGGCCATCCTCTGCCTCCACCCTGTCCACCACAATCTGAGTAAACTGATAATCCACATCAATTCTGATTATGATAGGATGGTTGTTAATGGGAAAAACGGGATTGTACATGGCTGGGTGGCTCCTGGCAAATGTGATAACGTCATCAGGAAAGTCCTTCGTCGACTCAAAGCCATCAAACGTTTTGCTGGGGCACTGGGAGCAATGGAGAACATgtgttaaatgaaataaaacaggtCAGTGGTAAAAGAAACGTATTAGCACCAATTGGCGGCTCTTACTGTGCCA
Protein-coding regions in this window:
- the sema3ab gene encoding semaphorin-3ab, coding for MQPADMDYLWGIVTLLWALSTPERGVDAQRSKNNVPRLKLSYKEMLESNNLLTFNGLANSSAYHTILLDEERGRLFVGAKDHVLSFDLIDINMDQQLISWPPSTSRRDECKWAGKDVQKECSNFIKVLQSFNQTHLYVCGTGAFHPTCTYVEVGKRPEDNIFRLSSSHFENGRGKSPYDPKLLTASLLIDGELYAGTSADFMGRDFAIFRTLGKHHPIRTEQHDSRWLNDPRFVSVHLIPESDNPEDDKIFLFFRENAIDGEQISKATHARIGQLCKNDFGGHRSLVNKWTTFLKARLICSVPGLNGIDTHFDELQDVFLMSSKDPKNPIIYAVFTTSSNIFKGSAVCMYSMADIRRVFLGPYAHRDGPNYQWVPFLGRVPYPRPGTCPSKTFDGFESTKDFPDDVITFARSHPAMYNPVFPINNHPIIIRIDVDYQFTQIVVDRVEAEDGQYDVMFIGTDMGTVLKVVSIPRGTWHDLEEVLLEEMTVFREPTAITAMELSTKQQQLYLGSSIGVSQMPLHRCDVYGKACAECCLARDPYCAWDGSQCSRYFPTAKRRTRRQDIRNGDPLTQCSDLQHHDEADGDRGLLDRTVYGVENSSSFLECSPKSQRALIYWLFQRHGEDRKQEIKSDERVLGTEQGLLIRTLHQKDSGVYYCHAVEHGFIQTLLRLTLHVIPTDQLDDLLHRDPPDRSGPDDPANGKLWYRDFLSLINHPSPNSVDQLCEQVWKRERKQRRQKANLLHASQSHASQLLQSSQSHASKWKLLQENKKGRNRRTHEMQRAPRSV